From Cinclus cinclus chromosome 2, bCinCin1.1, whole genome shotgun sequence, one genomic window encodes:
- the HAO2 gene encoding 2-Hydroxyacid oxidase 2 isoform X2, translating to MAMVCLSDFEAYAKKYLPKTAWDYFAAGADDCTTRDENILAYKRIRFRPRMLRDVSVMDIRTKILGSEISFPVGIAPTGFHQLAWPDGEKSTARAARAMNTCYIASTYSTCTLEEISAAAPGGLRWFQLYIHRNRAASQQLVQRAEALGFQGLVLTADLPYTGKRRDDVRNGFRLPPHMKVKNLERAFEIDALVEVVEAVRGRVEVYVDGGIRKGSDVLKALALGAKCVFIGRPALWGLAYRGEEGLQDVLRILQDEFRLSMALAGCASVSEIGQHLVQFSKL from the exons ATGGCTATGGTGTGTCTGTCTGACTTTGAAGCTTATGCGAAGAAGTATTTACCCAAGACCGCTTGGGATTATTTTGCAGCTGGGGCAGACGACTGTACCACACGAGATGAAAACATCCTGGCATATAAAAG AATTCGTTTTCGGCCACGTATGCTGCGGGATGTATCTGTGATGGACATTAGGACTAAAATCCTGGGTTCTGAAATCAGCTTTCCTGTAGGAATCGCCCCTACAGGCTTCCACCAGCTAGCGTGGCCTGATGGAGAGAAAAGCACAGCCAGAG CGGCCAGAGCAATGAACACCTGCTACATTGCCAGCACCTACTCCACCTGCACACTGGAGGAGATCTCTGCGGCCGCACCTGGTGGCCTCCGCTGGTTCCAGCTCTACATCCACCGCAACAGAGcagcttcccagcagctggtcCAACGGGCGGAGGCCTTGGGCTTCCAGGGCCTCGTCCTCACCGCGGATCTGCCCTACACAGGCAAGAGACGCGACGACGTCCGCAATGGTTTCCGCCTTCCTCCCCACATGAAAGTGAAGAACTTGGAACGAGCCTTTGAG ATTGATGCTCTGGTTGAGGTTGTGGAGGCAGTACGAGGCAGAGTCGAAGTTTACGTAGATGGTGGAATTCGAAAAGGAAGCGACGTGTTAAAAGCACTGGCACTGGGAGCAAAATGTGTCTTTATTGGAAGACCAGCTTTGTGGGGCCTGGCTTACAGG GGTGAAGAAGGTCTTCAGGATGTCCTGAGAATTCTGCAGGATGAGTTTCGCTTGTCTATGGCCTTAGCTG GCTGTGCCAGCGTCTCAGAGATTGGCCAACACCTGGTTCAGTTCTCAAAGCTGTGA
- the HAO2 gene encoding 2-Hydroxyacid oxidase 2 isoform X1: MAMVCLSDFEAYAKKYLPKTAWDYFAAGADDCTTRDENILAYKRIRFRPRMLRDVSVMDIRTKILGSEISFPVGIAPTGFHQLAWPDGEKSTARAARAMNTCYIASTYSTCTLEEISAAAPGGLRWFQLYIHRNRAASQQLVQRAEALGFQGLVLTADLPYTGKRRDDVRNGFRLPPHMKVKNLERAFEGDDWSEYGLPPNSLDPSVTWNDIYWLRSLTRLPIIIKGILTREDAELAVRHGVQGIIVSNHGGRQLDEGPATIDALVEVVEAVRGRVEVYVDGGIRKGSDVLKALALGAKCVFIGRPALWGLAYRGEEGLQDVLRILQDEFRLSMALAGCASVSEIGQHLVQFSKL; encoded by the exons ATGGCTATGGTGTGTCTGTCTGACTTTGAAGCTTATGCGAAGAAGTATTTACCCAAGACCGCTTGGGATTATTTTGCAGCTGGGGCAGACGACTGTACCACACGAGATGAAAACATCCTGGCATATAAAAG AATTCGTTTTCGGCCACGTATGCTGCGGGATGTATCTGTGATGGACATTAGGACTAAAATCCTGGGTTCTGAAATCAGCTTTCCTGTAGGAATCGCCCCTACAGGCTTCCACCAGCTAGCGTGGCCTGATGGAGAGAAAAGCACAGCCAGAG CGGCCAGAGCAATGAACACCTGCTACATTGCCAGCACCTACTCCACCTGCACACTGGAGGAGATCTCTGCGGCCGCACCTGGTGGCCTCCGCTGGTTCCAGCTCTACATCCACCGCAACAGAGcagcttcccagcagctggtcCAACGGGCGGAGGCCTTGGGCTTCCAGGGCCTCGTCCTCACCGCGGATCTGCCCTACACAGGCAAGAGACGCGACGACGTCCGCAATGGTTTCCGCCTTCCTCCCCACATGAAAGTGAAGAACTTGGAACGAGCCTTTGAG GGAGATGACTGGTCTGAGTACGGACTGCCGCCCAACAGCTTGGACCCTTCGGTCACCTGGAATGACATCTACTGGCTGCGGAGCCTGACACGCCTGCCCATCATCATCAAAGGCATCTTGACAAGAGAAGatgcagagctggcagtgagaCACGGAGTTCAGGGAATTATTGTGTCCAATCATGGTGGAAGGCAACTGGATGAAGGACCTGCCACT ATTGATGCTCTGGTTGAGGTTGTGGAGGCAGTACGAGGCAGAGTCGAAGTTTACGTAGATGGTGGAATTCGAAAAGGAAGCGACGTGTTAAAAGCACTGGCACTGGGAGCAAAATGTGTCTTTATTGGAAGACCAGCTTTGTGGGGCCTGGCTTACAGG GGTGAAGAAGGTCTTCAGGATGTCCTGAGAATTCTGCAGGATGAGTTTCGCTTGTCTATGGCCTTAGCTG GCTGTGCCAGCGTCTCAGAGATTGGCCAACACCTGGTTCAGTTCTCAAAGCTGTGA